In Triticum aestivum cultivar Chinese Spring chromosome 5B, IWGSC CS RefSeq v2.1, whole genome shotgun sequence, the following proteins share a genomic window:
- the LOC123111627 gene encoding uncharacterized protein, whose product MDTVGARLSRSSTRYGPVGSSNASFSGPVRKWRKAWVPLAGGGAGSASAGMGPIGCPRGNKVVLLKWAPVSGAGDGNGKEVASAVTRRRYVPVSGVPQNPTRKGGSTELNLNLGLEDPDDDSDADLSPDEQRDMGSTPRSENRLKRKVF is encoded by the exons ATGGACACCGTGGGTGCCCGGCTGAGCCGCTCCTCCACGCGATATGGCCCCGTCGGCAGCAGCAACGCCTCCTTCAGCGGGCCCGTCAGGAAGTGGCGCAAGGCGTGGGTCcctctcgccggcggcggcgcggggtccgCCTCCGCCGGTATGGGCCCCATTGGGTGCCCCAGGGGTAACAAGGTGGTGCTGCTCAAGTGGGCGCCGGTGAGTGGCGCCGGCGACGGTAACGGCAAGGAGGTCGCCTCGGCGGTCACCAGACGGCGATACGTTCCG GTTTCGGGTGTGCCACAGAACCCTACCAGAAAAGGCGGCAGCACCGAGCTGAACTTGAACCTCGGTTTGGAGGACCCGGATGATGACAGCGACGCTGATTTGAGCCCAGACGAACAGCGTGACATGGGCAGCACCCCGCGTTCGGAGAACCGACTGAAGAGGAAAGTGTTTTAA